The nucleotide sequence TATGAACGCAAGCAATGCGACAGGAAAAACCTTCCTATAAAAAGCCACGTTACCACCCCTTTTTGGCTAGTTTCTTCTTATTATAAATGACAGGTATAGCGGTTCATACATGTAATGAGACTTATTTTTACAAATTCCAACAGGATTTGCCAACCACTTCCTTGAAACATAAAAAAGCGACCTCTTTAAAAGAGGTCACTTCAACATGGCTAGTTCGTATATTTTGACTGATATTGTTTGAATTCCGCTTCTGAACACATAACGAAATGTCCTGGTTTTACTTCGCGGAACTGCGGTTCATCTCCTGCAGTGTATTGATGCTGGGCAGGATCATATTTTTTTCTGATGCGCGTGCGCTCATAGTCCGGATCCGGAAGCGGAATCGCAGACAATAGAGCCTGTGTATAAGGATGAATCGGATTGTTGTAAAGCTCTTCTGCATCTGCAAGCTCTACAAGCTTTCCGAAGTACATAACACCGATGCGGTCACTGATGTATTTTACCATGGAAAGGTCATGGGCAATGAACAGGTACGTAAGACCTTTTTCCTGCTGCAGCTTTTTCATCAGGTTGACAACCTGAGCCTGAATCGAAACATCAAGCGCTGAAATCGGCTCATCGGCAATAATGAAGTCAGGATCTACAGCCAGTGCCCGGGCGATTCCGATACGCTGGCGCTGTCCTCCGCTGAACTCATGAGGATAGCGGTTCGCATGCTCCCGGTTCAAACCAACTGTCTCAAGCAGCTCATATACCCGCTCCATGCGCTCTTTGTCTGATTTCGCAAGACCGTGAATATCAATTCCCTCGGCAATAACGTCAGAAACCTTCATTCTCGGATTTAATGAAGCATAAGGATCTTGGAAAATCATTTGCATTTTACGGTTAAAGATTTTCAAATCAGCTTTTGATTTTTTTCCGTGGACATTGACTCCGCCAAACTTCACTTCTCCGCCGGTTGCTTCATACAGACGGATGATTGAACG is from Bacillus sp. FSL H8-0547 and encodes:
- a CDS encoding ATP-binding cassette domain-containing protein — protein: MQKEKLLEVKDLKQHFNVGKSNEVKAVDGISFDIYKGETLGLVGESGCGKSTTGRSIIRLYEATGGEVKFGGVNVHGKKSKADLKIFNRKMQMIFQDPYASLNPRMKVSDVIAEGIDIHGLAKSDKERMERVYELLETVGLNREHANRYPHEFSGGQRQRIGIARALAVDPDFIIADEPISALDVSIQAQVVNLMKKLQQEKGLTYLFIAHDLSMVKYISDRIGVMYFGKLVELADAEELYNNPIHPYTQALLSAIPLPDPDYERTRIRKKYDPAQHQYTAGDEPQFREVKPGHFVMCSEAEFKQYQSKYTN